The genomic DNA CGCTGGCAACCGCTCGTGGCCTGAAACCGCGGGACAACTCACACACCAGGGAGCACTTCCATGAACGACACCATCGCACGCAGCGCACCGGCCAGGGGCCGCAAACAGCAACCTGCCGAGGCCATCGGTGGCACTTGGTGCGTGGGCATCCTGTCTTTCGACGAAACCGGGGCATGCAGCGTGTCGAGCGGCCCACTGCGCCTGCACGCCAAGCGTGCCGCCAGTTGCTTGCTTGAACCGGCGGCCGGCGACAGCGTGGCCTGCCTGCGCATCGCGCCCGACGAGGTTTGGATCATGGCGGTGCTGCAGCGCGAAGAAGGCACGGTGAACGTGCTGGGTTGCGGAGGCGACCTGACAATTGCGCCGGCGGGCGTACTCCAATTGCAAGCCGCACGAGTCGGCCTGAAAGCCGGCACGCTCGAAATCGCCACGCAGACGGCCACGCTGGCCACCGATACCGCCGACGTGGTGGGCCGCCGGTTGACGCTGGCCGGTACCACCGTCAAGGTGATCGGCTCCGTTCTGTCGACCGTGATGGACCGCGTGCAGCATTTCAGCCGCCACTACCTGCGCACTACCGAAGGCATCGACCGCGTGGCCGCAACGCACGTGGAGGTCGAGGCCAGGCAGCTGATGCGGCTCGAAGGCGAGCACGCGTTGGTCAATGGTCGTGAGCTCATCAAGGCGCGCGGCGCGCAGATCCATTTCGGCTGAGGCGCCAGAAAGGAGGTCACGCCATGTTTGCCAACTGTCAGCTCATGGGCACCGACATGGGTTTTCCCGATGTCTGCATCACGCCCGCCGCGCCGTCGCCGATCCCGGTGCCGTACCCGAACATCGCGATGGGTCCGATGGCCATACCCAACTGCCCGACGCTCCTGATCATGGGTGGACCGGCCCACAACCTGGGAACCACCATCCCGATGACCAACGGCGACAACCCCGGCGTGCTGCTGGGCGTGGCCTCGGGGACCGTCATGGGGCCGAGCCGGCACCTGACGGGCGCTTTCACCGTTCTCTGGAACGGCATGCCTGCGACGCGGCTCACCAGCATGTCGCTGCAGAACAGCACCAACTGTCCGGGCGTGCGCACGGTGCCGAGCCAGCCGCTCGTGGTGCTGCTGGCACCGTAGGACAACACAGGGCGCGTGGGCGCCGAGGAAGGGGAGAGGAGCCTGCATGGCCGATCACGAATTCCGCATCGAAAGCGATTCGCCCGCCAACGGCGAACTGATGTTCTGGCGCATCGTGGGCCATGAGGCGCTCGCGCGCGCGTCCACCTACGAACTCACCGTGCTCTCGAAGAACCATGCGCTCGACGCCAAGGACATCCTGGGCCGGGCCTTCGACGTGGTCATCGAGTTCCAGGACAAGGACGGCGGCATGCACGAGCGCCACTGCCAGGGCCATGCGGTGCGCTTCGAGCGCACGGGCCACGTGGGGCGGCACTTCGAATACCGGATCGGCCTGCGCTCCTGGTTCTGGCTGCTCACCAAGCGCACCAACTCGCGCATCCTGCAGGACAAGAAGGTGCTCGAGGTGCTCGACGCGGTGTTCGAGGACAGTCCGATCAAGCGCTTCAAGAAGACCAAGGCCGGCAACGTGATCGGCGCCCACAATCCCCGGCGCTATTGCGTGCAGCACCAGGAAAGCGACTATCACTTCCTGTCGCGGCTGCTGGAAGACGAAGGCATCTACTACTGGTTCGACGCGCACGACGCGCCCGGCACCATGCACCTGTCGGATGCGAGCGACATCGCGCACGACAAGCTGCCCGTGGAAGGCACGCTGCGCCACGTGGCCACCGACACCACCGAGGCGCGCCACAACGAGATCTCGCGCTGGGTGAGCGCGCGCCAGTTCGACACGGGCACCTACGCCTCGCAGGACAGCAACTTCAAGTCCATCAAGAAGAAACTCGAGGCCGCAGGCGGCGAGCCCGACAAGCACGAGCTGGCCGAGTTCGAGGCCTTCGAGTTCGCGGGCGGCTACTTCACGGGCGGCGATGCGGACGACAAGGGCAAGCTGCGCGGCGAAGAGATCGTCGCGCGGCGCCAGCGCCATTGGGCCCTGACCACCTGGCCCGACGTGGCGGCCGGGCGCAGCTTCAGCTTCGAGGGCGACCCCGACGGCACGCGCGATGGCGACTACGTCATCGCCGCCTGCATCTTCGCGGCGAGCCACCCCGGCTACGAGAGCATTCCCCATGCCACGCCGAGGATGCCGATCGAGCAGGCGCTGCGCGAGGCGCTCGACGACGATGCCGTGAACGCCCAGGCGCGGCCCGCGCTGGAGGCGCTGATCGCCGATGCGCCCGCGCTGCGCACCGACCTGCAGGGCACCAGCGCCTTCCTGATCACCGCGCTGCCGATCGACGTGCCGTTCCGCCCGCCGCGCCTCACGCCGCGCGTGGTCATGCCCGGGCCGCAATCGGCCATCGTGGTGGGGCCCGCGGGCGAGGAGATCCACGCCGACGACTTCGGACGTGTCAAGGTGCACTTCCACTGGGACCGCTACGACAAGAGCGACGAGAAGTCCACCTGCTGGGTGCGCGTGTCGCAGCCGTGGGCAGGCAAGGGCTGGGGCGGGTACTTCATTCCGCGCATCGGGCAGGAGGTGATCGTCGACTTCCTGAACGGCGACCCCGACCGCCCGATCATCGTGGGCCGCGTCTACAACGACGACCAGCCGATCCCGTTCGGCTCGCACACGCAGAGCGGCTTTCGCACGCGCTCCACGCCCAAGGGCAGCGCCTCGAACTGCAACGAGTTCCGCTTCGAGGACAAGAAGGGTTCCGAGCAGGTGTACCTGCACGCCGAGAAGAACCAGGACATCGAGGTCGAGAACGACGAGACCCACTGGGTCGGCCACGACCGCACCAAGACCATCGACCACGACGAGACCACGCACGTCAAGCACGACCGCACCGAGACGGTGGACAACAACGAGACCATCACCGTGCACGGGCAGCGCACGGAAACGGTGGACAAGAACGAGACCATCACGATCCACCAGAACCGTACGGAGACGGTGGACCTGAACGAGACCATCTCCATCGGCCAGAACCGCACGATCACGGTGGGTGCGAGCGAGACCGCGACGGTGGCGCTGCAGCGCACGCATTCGGTGGGGATCAACGAGACCATCACCGTGGGTGCGGCGCAGGAGATCACGGTGGGGGCGATGCAGGCGGTGACGGTGGGGGCGAGCCAGACGATCAATGTCGGGGCGAACCAGTCGAGCAGCATCGGGGCGAACCGGTCGGTGGATGTGGGGGCGAACCTCTCCACCAATGTGGGCGCCGACGAATCGCGCACCGTGGGCGCAGGCCGCACGACCAGCGTGGGAAAGGACGACGCGCTCAACGTCGGAAAGAACCTCGTGATCGACGCGGGCGACTCCATCTCGATCACCACGGGCAGCGCGAGCATCACGATGAAAAAGGACGGGACCATCGTCATCAAGGGCAAGGACATCACGGTCGAGGGCTCCGGAAAGATCAACGTCAAGGCGAGCAGCGACATCGTGATGAAGGGCTCGAAGATCCTGCAGAACTGAACACCATCGACGGAGCACACACCATGAGCGGCAGAGACCTGATCGAGAGCGGAATGCAGCAAGCCCTGGCCACCCTGCCATGCGGCGGCGTGGTGACCGGCGAGCTCGTCGCCATCGCCGACGAGGGGCGCGCGCCCCTTGTCATGTTCCCGGGCCAGACGGGTACCGCGGCCGTGCGCGCGCGCAGCGTGGTCGACCTGCACGGCGCGCACATCGGAGCGGCGGTGGTGCTGATGTTCGAACAGGCCGATGCGGGCCGACCCATCGTGATGGGCGTGCTTCGCGGGAACGAGGGCTGGCCGCTTGCCGAGAGGCCCGCGCAGGTGGAGGTCGACGCCGACGGCGCGCGCATGGTGGTGAGCGCCCGCGAGCAGATGGTGCTGCGTTGCGGCAAGGCCAGCATCACGCTCACGCGCGCCGGCAAGGTGCTGATCCAGGGCAGCTACGTGCTGAGCCGGTCCACGGGCGTGAACCGGGTCAAGGGCGGGGCAGTGCAGATCAACTGAACAATCGATCGGACGGGCCCGCCATGGAGATCGTGAATGCCACCGGAATGACCGCCGGCTACACCATGGGCGTGGAGCCCTCCGGCCGCGAGCTGCTGGTCGTGGTGGTGAAGGGCACGTTCGCGATTCCCCAGGACGGCGGCACGGCGGAGCTTCTTGCAGTGCAGCGCCCGTTGATCACGGCCGACACCTTCACCGGCGCGCCGGGGTATTCGGCGCCCGCGGAAGAGGTCGACTTCGCGCCGCGCAAGCTGCGCTGCGACGTGCTGGTGTCGGGCAGCGCGCACGCGCCGCATGGCGAGCCCGCGCAGCGCATTGCGGTGGGCGTGCGGCTCGGGGGCTGGACGAAGGTGTTCGCCGTCGTCGGCGACCGGCACTGGGAAGCGGGGCTCTCCGGTTGCCGGGCGTCCGCGCCGCTGCCCTTCATGACGAAGCCCATCACCTATGACGTGGCGTTCGGCGGCGTGGACGAGCGCCACGAAGATCCGGCCCGGCACGCCGCCTACATGGCCAACCCTGTGGGTCGCGGCTGGCACCACAACCTGCAGGCCCGCTTCGTGGACGGTGCACCCTTGCCGAACACCGAGGAGCTCGGCCGCCCCGTCGACGCGCCCGACGGGGTCTTCGCACCGATGGCACTCGGCCCGCTCGGCAGGGGCTGGTCGGGCAGGCTGCCGCATGCGGGCACGTACGACCAGGACTGGATCGACAACACCTTCCCGTTCCTGCCGGCCGACTTCCGCGACGACTACTACCAGGCGGCACCCGCCGACCAGCAGATCGCCTATCCGCTCGGCGGCGAGGAGATGGCCTTGGCCAACCTGACGCCCGAGGGGCACACGCGGTTCAGCCTGCCGTCGCGCGACGTGCCCGTCACCTTCTTTCACCGCAAGGGCGGGCATGAGGAAACGCGCGCGGTACTCGACACGATCGCCATCCATGCGGACCAGGGTTTCATGACGCTCGCCTGGCGCAGCACCGTGCCGCTTCGCAAGAACATGTTCGAGATCTCCAGCATCCTCGCGGGTACGAAGTCGCGCGGCTGGTGGCGCGCCCGCGCCCTCGGCAAGACCTACCACCCTTCGCTGGGCGACCTGGTGCGCGGCCGGCGCGAGGCGCCGCAGGAGGCGTCATGAGCGCGACCCCGATCGTGGTCAGCCGCACCGGCATGGTGACGGGCGTCGGGCTCGACGCGGCCACAAGTTGCGCCGCGATCCGCGGCGCCATCGACAATTTCCAGCAGACAGCGTTCAGAGACCGCAACGGCGAATGGATCATGGGCTGCGAGGTCGCGCTACAGGCGCCATGGCGCGGCGAGAAGAAGCTGCTGGCGATGGCCGCGCGCGCGATCGGCGAATGCCTGGAAGGCTTCGGCCGGGCGGCCTGCGAGGCGACGCCGCTGTTGCTGTGCCTTGCCGAAGCCGATCGGCCGGGCCGCGCCGTGCGCGACGATGCGCGGTTTCTCGAAGCCTTGCAGCAGGAGATGGGCTTCGGCTTTCATCCGCAGTCTGCGGTCATCGCGCAGGGCCATGTCTCGGCCGCGGTGGCGCTGTACCGCGCGCGCCAGCTCATGGATGCGTCGGTCGCCTCGCAGGTCGTGGTGGCGGCGAGCGACAGCCTGCTCGACGGCGCGGCGCTCGCCGATTGCGAGGCGCGCGACCGGCTGCTGACGAGCGCGAACTCCGACGGCTTCATTCCCGGCGAGGGCGCGGCCGCGCTGCTCGTGGAGCCGCTGCGCGCGCAGCCGTGGGGGCAGCTGGTGTGCCGCGGCATCGGCTTCGCGGTCGAGAAGGCCCACATTGATTCCGAGGAGCCGTTGCGCGCCGACGGGCTGACCTCTGCCATCAAGCAATCGCTGCAGGAAGCGGGCTGCGGCGAGAGCATCCTCGACTTCAAGATCATTGATGCGTCCGGCGGACAGTACGTGTTCAAGGAGGCCACGCTCGCGTTCGGCCGCATCGACCGCACCAAGCGCATCGAGTTCGACGTGTGGCATCCGGCCGATTGCATCGGCGAAGTCGGCGCACCCGTGGGGCTCGCGATGATCGCCGTGCTCAAGGCGGCCTTCGAAAAAGCCTATGCCCGAGGAAACAACGTGCTGCTGCACCTGGGCAACGACGACGGCAAGCGCGCGTCGATGATCTTCTCCTGGCATTTCACGGGAGGCTGAGCATGGCCAACCAGGTCTTCGCGAACGGGCGGGAGGTGGCATGCAAGGCCGGCGCGGGCAAGACCATCTGCGCCACGCCCGACGTGTGCATGACGCCGCCCGAGAACCCCGCGACGCCGCCGGGCGTGCCCGTGCCCTACCCGAACACGGGGCTCGCATCGGACACCACCGACGGCAGCCGCAGCGTGCAGATCTCCGGCCAGGAAATCATGTTGAAGAACAAGTCGTACTTCAAGACTTCGTCGGGCGACGAGGCGGGCAGTGCGGCCAAGAAGGGCGTGATCTCCAGCAAGAACAAGGGCAAGGTGTATTTCATCGACTGGTCGATGGACGTGAAGTTCGAGGGCGAGAACGCGGTGCGGCACCTGGACAAGACCACCAACAACCACGGCAGCCCGACGGCCAACGAATCCATCCCCTGGCCGTTCGTCGATTCGATGGCGGACGGCAATATCGACAAGACCGCGTGCGACGGCGACAAGGCGCGCGAGGAGCGCGCCTGCGCCGAGTACAAGCCGGCCAAAAAGGGCGGCAAGGACGTCTGCGCCGAGACCGGCCTTGGCGGCGATTTCGCCTCGATCAAGGGCGACCTGCCCGGTGCCGCGAAGCGCGCGAGCGAGAACGAGTGCGCTGCGGCGCGGCGCTGCCGCCTTGTGCCCTACCAGGCGTCGCCCAAGGTGGAGGACGGCATCAAGGGCTGCTGCCCCGCGCAGACCGGCGACCACATCGTTCCGAAGAGTTCGTTTTTCAAGGACAGCTATGGCGGCAGCCCCATGACGGGCTGGAAGAAATATCGCATGGAGGACGCACCCTGCATGTGCACCGAAGGCGGCAGTTGCTCCGGAACGCACGGGCTGCGGCACACGCACCACAAGACGACCTCGAGCGTGCCGAACGGGACGCACCGGCCGTTCGACGAGGAGGTGACGCACTGTGCCGCGGGCGCGAAGGCCGTGGCGCCGCACTGCGACCAGAAGTGCATCGAGGCCCAGCTCAAGGAAGGGCACAAGGGGCTGGGCGATACGAGCAAGGACGTGAAGCATTCATCGACCGGCAAGACGGACATCGAACACTACTCGTCGCTGCAGGACACCATCAACAAAACGGCCGGCTCGCTGGGCGCGCCGCTGCCATGAACACAAGGAGCCGCCGTGGCCGAAAAGGTTTCTATCAAGCGTGAGTTCGTGCGGGGCGCGGCGCGCCTGGCGGACCTGGTGTACGTCATCAGCCAGATGAAGACGCTGCTGGAGCAGGACATCGCGCACGTGAGCCTGGTGGGGCTCTACAAGGGCAACTGGGGCGACGCCTTCAACACCACCTGGAACGCGACCGCGATCGCCGTGGCGAAGCTGCCGTTGGAGAAAGTGGTGCTCATCGGCGAGGACGGCGACGTCGCCACCTACGTGGGCGGGCGGCGCGAGGACGAGACGATCGCCCCGCAGCCCGTGATGATCCGCAACGCCCGCGAGATCGGGGGGCACGTCCATGCGTGCGGCAGCAAGCGGCAGGTCTTCAAGCGCACCGGCGAGCGGCAGTGGATCGACATGAGTGCGCCGCGCGCTGCGCAGACTGAGGTGTTCGGCTTCGAGGCGATCGACGGCTATGCGGACAACGAGATCTACGCGGTCGGCTGGGCCGGCGAGATCTGGCGCCACGACGGCGCGGCGTGGACGCAGTGCGGCAGTCCGACCAACGTCATCCTCACGGCCGTTTGCTGCGCGGGCAATGGCCTCGTGTATGCGGCCGGACAGGGCGGCGTGCTGGTGAGCGGACGCGGCGATGCGTGGACGCCGGTGGACTGGGAAGACGAA from Variovorax sp. V93 includes the following:
- a CDS encoding DUF3540 domain-containing protein, which encodes MNDTIARSAPARGRKQQPAEAIGGTWCVGILSFDETGACSVSSGPLRLHAKRAASCLLEPAAGDSVACLRIAPDEVWIMAVLQREEGTVNVLGCGGDLTIAPAGVLQLQAARVGLKAGTLEIATQTATLATDTADVVGRRLTLAGTTVKVIGSVLSTVMDRVQHFSRHYLRTTEGIDRVAATHVEVEARQLMRLEGEHALVNGRELIKARGAQIHFG
- a CDS encoding DUF4150 domain-containing protein, with translation MFANCQLMGTDMGFPDVCITPAAPSPIPVPYPNIAMGPMAIPNCPTLLIMGGPAHNLGTTIPMTNGDNPGVLLGVASGTVMGPSRHLTGAFTVLWNGMPATRLTSMSLQNSTNCPGVRTVPSQPLVVLLAP
- a CDS encoding type VI secretion system Vgr family protein, with translation MADHEFRIESDSPANGELMFWRIVGHEALARASTYELTVLSKNHALDAKDILGRAFDVVIEFQDKDGGMHERHCQGHAVRFERTGHVGRHFEYRIGLRSWFWLLTKRTNSRILQDKKVLEVLDAVFEDSPIKRFKKTKAGNVIGAHNPRRYCVQHQESDYHFLSRLLEDEGIYYWFDAHDAPGTMHLSDASDIAHDKLPVEGTLRHVATDTTEARHNEISRWVSARQFDTGTYASQDSNFKSIKKKLEAAGGEPDKHELAEFEAFEFAGGYFTGGDADDKGKLRGEEIVARRQRHWALTTWPDVAAGRSFSFEGDPDGTRDGDYVIAACIFAASHPGYESIPHATPRMPIEQALREALDDDAVNAQARPALEALIADAPALRTDLQGTSAFLITALPIDVPFRPPRLTPRVVMPGPQSAIVVGPAGEEIHADDFGRVKVHFHWDRYDKSDEKSTCWVRVSQPWAGKGWGGYFIPRIGQEVIVDFLNGDPDRPIIVGRVYNDDQPIPFGSHTQSGFRTRSTPKGSASNCNEFRFEDKKGSEQVYLHAEKNQDIEVENDETHWVGHDRTKTIDHDETTHVKHDRTETVDNNETITVHGQRTETVDKNETITIHQNRTETVDLNETISIGQNRTITVGASETATVALQRTHSVGINETITVGAAQEITVGAMQAVTVGASQTINVGANQSSSIGANRSVDVGANLSTNVGADESRTVGAGRTTSVGKDDALNVGKNLVIDAGDSISITTGSASITMKKDGTIVIKGKDITVEGSGKINVKASSDIVMKGSKILQN
- a CDS encoding DUF6484 domain-containing protein encodes the protein MSGRDLIESGMQQALATLPCGGVVTGELVAIADEGRAPLVMFPGQTGTAAVRARSVVDLHGAHIGAAVVLMFEQADAGRPIVMGVLRGNEGWPLAERPAQVEVDADGARMVVSAREQMVLRCGKASITLTRAGKVLIQGSYVLSRSTGVNRVKGGAVQIN
- a CDS encoding DUF2169 domain-containing protein codes for the protein MEIVNATGMTAGYTMGVEPSGRELLVVVVKGTFAIPQDGGTAELLAVQRPLITADTFTGAPGYSAPAEEVDFAPRKLRCDVLVSGSAHAPHGEPAQRIAVGVRLGGWTKVFAVVGDRHWEAGLSGCRASAPLPFMTKPITYDVAFGGVDERHEDPARHAAYMANPVGRGWHHNLQARFVDGAPLPNTEELGRPVDAPDGVFAPMALGPLGRGWSGRLPHAGTYDQDWIDNTFPFLPADFRDDYYQAAPADQQIAYPLGGEEMALANLTPEGHTRFSLPSRDVPVTFFHRKGGHEETRAVLDTIAIHADQGFMTLAWRSTVPLRKNMFEISSILAGTKSRGWWRARALGKTYHPSLGDLVRGRREAPQEAS
- a CDS encoding PAAR-like domain-containing protein: MANQVFANGREVACKAGAGKTICATPDVCMTPPENPATPPGVPVPYPNTGLASDTTDGSRSVQISGQEIMLKNKSYFKTSSGDEAGSAAKKGVISSKNKGKVYFIDWSMDVKFEGENAVRHLDKTTNNHGSPTANESIPWPFVDSMADGNIDKTACDGDKAREERACAEYKPAKKGGKDVCAETGLGGDFASIKGDLPGAAKRASENECAAARRCRLVPYQASPKVEDGIKGCCPAQTGDHIVPKSSFFKDSYGGSPMTGWKKYRMEDAPCMCTEGGSCSGTHGLRHTHHKTTSSVPNGTHRPFDEEVTHCAAGAKAVAPHCDQKCIEAQLKEGHKGLGDTSKDVKHSSTGKTDIEHYSSLQDTINKTAGSLGAPLP